The Lonchura striata isolate bLonStr1 chromosome 6, bLonStr1.mat, whole genome shotgun sequence nucleotide sequence ATTCCCAGAGGCCATACACCTTTGGGAATAGTTTTCTGAGTTCACCATAGGAGCAGCTGTGCATTCCAAGACCATGTGCATTCAGCAGGTCAGATTTGGAGGTAAATAATACAGGCACAAGCCAAGAGAAGAATTGCCAGGTCAGGTTATACCTCCTCACTGGCCCGTCCAGGGACTGTGCCAGGGGCAGACACTGCACAGGCAGCACCTGAGGAATGCAcacctccctctgtccctgcagcccctgaattcctccatccatccatccatccatccatccatccatcccagttAAAAGTGCACAATGGGCTCTGTAACAGAACTCACCCCACTGTCACagcccctgtggctgctgccaagttcccattggacctcaTCTAATCTCTGACCCAACTTAAACCCAAAATGTAAGGGGTTTTTATAACTTGGCTGTTTTGCAGCAGCCAAGAAAACCCTAATGGAAGTTTTCAGAGGCAGAACTCCTCGCCTCTCACTGTTTAGTGCTGAGCATCGGCCAAAGCACTAAACACCCTCTCTCCTCCCCCTCACAAAGTGTGGCTTTAGAGCCAAGGTACTCACCCATGAAGTCAGGCTGCTCCCGAGGGCTGGGAATTGTTTCCATTTCCAAAGTGTGGCATGAGTTACAAATCCCTACTACTACTGTCACAAGAGGGAGGTAAGAAATCCACCCAGGACAGACTCCAGTGCCCTTGAAAGGGATTTCTCTGGCATAAAGCAGGTAGGTCAGTGTTACTCTCATGGGGCCCCAGGTCCTCTCTGCCCCTAACACCAGCTCATGTCTCCCCCTTTTCCTGTCTTCCCATGTGCTGAGAGACCACAGGcttcagtggggaaaaaaaatccagtgaaatCCTtatccaaatcccaaaaaaatgaaCTCACATAGTCCAGCCAACCTCGAGGGAGCTTGGACTGAGCCCACAGCACCCTGCAAAGCCCAGCCTAACTTTAGGAAATACTAGATCCAAAACAAAGTCTCTCTATTCCAAATGCTGCCCACTTGACCCTGGCGAGCCCTGGGATCCTGAAGGCTGCAATGGGACTTCTCTgggccacagcacagcccctctggTCACTGTCCCACTGGCAGCTCAGCCAGAAGAGTGACCTGATGTGACATCCCAGGCTCACACTTGGCTCTGCCACACTGCAGCCGCCCTGGTTCCTCCGGAGCACTTCCCAGGCGGGTGTTCCAAGGTGGGATGATGAGGGGCAGATACACAGACACCGACTAGGGATGGCTGTTGGGTCAGGGAGCTGCCTCTTCCCAGCCACTGCCCCTGTGCTTCCCTTGTCCCAGGGGGGGCTGAGAaaacacccccagcccagcatgaCAGGAAAGCCAGGCCTTAGCGCTCCCCTTCCATCTTCTTTACCACAGCCCAAGTTAAAACAGAACCAAAcagaaaccaaaacacaaaTTGGGACTCCAAATGGGACGTAGAACACTTTGGACTTGAAAACGGGACTGCAAGGGGCGGGGGAGGGGGGGCGTCTCCCAGGGAGGacagcaggggaggggaggggacaccGTCATTTACACAGATCAGGAGAAGCTGTAATCTATACACAGCGGTATAAGCCAAGATATATTACATGAAAGAACACACTGAGTGCATGGAGTTACCCACAGCGGGTCAGACTGGCACAGTTGTCTTGAACAAGACCCTGGAGTTGCAGTTGGTGTTTGTTGTTGACCTATCTAGCTCGCTCTCTATATATATAGCTATGTATAGAATTTCTCTGCATGCATTTGTCTCAAAAGGAGCTGTACAGCTGGGCTGGGTTTCTCATCCCCACCCCGTCTCGGTCTTCATTTTTTCCGGGCTAGGAATGCCACTCCCACAATCACAGCCAGCGCGGCCACTGCCACTCCTCCGACGATGATCAAGGGCTTCATGTTGTCGAAGAAGCTGCCCGGTGACTCCTCGGAGCTGTTTCCCTTGTGGTCAGAGTCAGGGGACTGGCCGCTGGCCTCCTGCGTCTCCGTGGCGGCGGGGCTGGGTTTCAGGTTGCTGTGGTTGTTGGCGATGGCGGCGTCCCCGCCTGCCTTCTTGGTGGCCGTGGCAggagcaggctgctctttgGGGGCCTCCTTCTTGTCTGCATTGGTGGCAGGCGCAGGGTTGGGTTTTTCTGGCTTCCCGGAGCTGGCGGCCTTGGCGTCAGGTTTGTTTCCACTTCGGACGTTGCCTTTGGAATCCATCCTAGGAGTGCAGAGGGCAGCGACTGGATACGTGGGGCTATCCCAGCTCttctcccttgcctggctgctgcaggaagcagaggagCCACCTGAGCTCAAGGCCTGGGAGCGGTTGTCTTGGGACGCCTGTTACGCTGGCAGTGTCCTACCTGGACATGGTACAGCACCTGGAGAGGGAAGCAGAACAAGGAGAGGTGAGTGACAGGGCAGAGCAAGCCAGCATTTCTCTGCCTGGAGGTGACGGAGGAGGACAGAAAGGAACTGGAAAGCTGTTGGCTCCTTCTTTCAGAATTGTGATCTCAATTCAAAGCATTTACTACAGGCTCTGTGCCTGTAACAATCACAGAAGCAgagaatggcctgggttggaagggaccttaaaactcacCTTGATCATGtcaccttccactggaccagaGGGCTCCAAGCCCTATACAGCCTGGCCTttgacatttccagggatgggacagccacagcttctctggtcaatgtgtgccagggcctcagcaccctcacagggaaggattttttccctaatatcaaACAGGAACATCAAACAAGTTGGACTTACTGTCATCTATGACTGCCACTTCTGGGCATCCCTAGTCCAAGTCCATCCTGTACTGTGTGTGTGAAGCCATTTGCCAGCAATGACAAACTCACATCCAACCATCCAACCAAATAAACCTTACTTTGCCTTTGCTCACCCTTTCAATTCCTTCTGGGTAAGGAGAGAACACTTTGTTCCATGGGAAAGCAGATGGATAGATCCTCCCTGCCTGTCTCACCCTCCAGGCTTCCTTTGGCAGGACTATCCAGAGATCCATTTTAGAAGCAGTTAATATGAGATCCTGTGTGATACTCTCCCTCCAGATGGGTACTGCAGGAAACCAGAATTACTTCCTCAGTTCTTACAGGTATCAGAGATAAAAAGATTATTTCTACTAGCATTTTGGTAGagcaacagcaaaacaaagtgCCAGATCCTCAGGCTggtgcaaaacagaaaaatgactGCTCGGATTTACTGCAGAGCTGGATCTCCTGGTGATAGAGATGTCTCAGTCCTGTCATCTCCTCTCAGGGTTTGCTGGACTTGCCCATGGAGCCAAACAGGATGCTGGTGATCAGCTGGGTCTATCTTCCCCAGGCAACAGGTGGAAGTGGTGAACAGCACAGCTGTACCACGGGAATTCAGCAAAGGGACAAAGTGGGCTTTGAGGGGAAGTAAAACTACCACAACAGCCTCACCCCACAAACCTGGTAGGGCTGGGTGAGCTGAGGATGGAGCTCCTGTGGCTGCACTTCCATGTGATGGGAGAAGAGGACAATGCATTGGGCATTTTGCCAGCAGGCTCTGGCAGTTCAGCACCACATCAGCTCTGAGCTTGGGAAATAAAGAGTAACCAGGAGGCAGCATCAGATCTGAGCTGCCAGCATTGCTGGCTCCCTGCTGACCTTCAGGGCTGCCAGGAGCTTTCTGCCTGCTAAGTGAAATCAGAGCTCATTGTCTGGATTGAGAGCTGAAGAGGCTCCTCAAAAACCTCAGCCAGCAAAGGTTCCTTCCACAGCAGCTCAGAGGGCAGATCACTCCTCTAATGACAGGAATGAAGTCCCAGGACTGCAGCAATGATGTGTGCTGCTGATTCTTCTGGGAAAGAAGCTGATAAACATGTGGCTTTCATCTCTATTTAGGCAGGAATGGAGGAAATCTCACAGAAATGCCACGTTTGGGACTAGAGCAAAGCTGAGCAACACCTTAGTTCCCAAGATGGAAACAcctccctcctctgctctcccctGCCAGCCATTGCTTGGTGGACACCAGCTGCTCCAGTGCCAGTCAGCTGGAGCAGACTGTGGGAACTGCAGCACCAAAATCATGGAATTCCACAACTCTCACAGAATATCctaagttggaagggacccacaaggacttccagcccagctcctcacACTGCACTAGGCTGGGTGACTTTAAAATCCTGTATTTCTCATTGACTGCGGCTGGGCATTGCTTGTATTCCCTAGTAAACTCTTTTGGAAAGCCCAAACTGTGCCTCTCTCACGGCTTGCTGAGCATGTATCAGATAAGTGGGCATCCTGTACCACACAAACACCACCCCGGATACTCACCCAGCTTTGGGCCTCACTGTGGCTTAGGGCGTGGGAGGGAAACAAGGGCCTGGCCAAGTGCAAGAATATTTTCCTCTCAGTGCTCATTCTGTAATACTTCTGTAGGTATCACCTGCCTCATCTTTTCCAAAGAGTATCCATACTACTCTGTCAGCACA carries:
- the CEND1 gene encoding cell cycle exit and neuronal differentiation protein 1, with amino-acid sequence MDSKGNVRSGNKPDAKAASSGKPEKPNPAPATNADKKEAPKEQPAPATATKKAGGDAAIANNHSNLKPSPAATETQEASGQSPDSDHKGNSSEESPGSFFDNMKPLIIVGGVAVAALAVIVGVAFLARKK